A single Comamonas sp. NLF-1-9 DNA region contains:
- a CDS encoding cupin domain-containing protein, translating into MHAVSITNAEHYLWGEGCDGWRFLKDPNCHVIRERVPPGKAETRHVHAKAQQFFYILAGRAAIEIDGQQLQLCAGEGVHVPAGKPHRFMNPFSEAVEFLVISNPTTRGDRKDLA; encoded by the coding sequence ATGCACGCCGTTTCCATTACCAACGCAGAGCATTATCTTTGGGGCGAAGGCTGTGACGGCTGGCGTTTCCTCAAAGACCCGAATTGCCACGTGATCCGCGAGCGGGTGCCGCCCGGCAAGGCGGAAACGCGGCACGTCCACGCCAAGGCCCAGCAGTTTTTCTACATCTTGGCCGGCCGCGCCGCCATCGAAATTGACGGCCAGCAATTGCAGCTTTGCGCGGGCGAAGGTGTCCATGTGCCGGCCGGCAAGCCGCACCGCTTCATGAATCCGTTTTCTGAGGCGGTCGAGTTCCTGGTCATTTCCAACCCGACGACGCGCGGCGATCGCAAGGACTTGGCATAA
- a CDS encoding YdeI/OmpD-associated family protein → MDGGYGICCVPPVLQSVAAMVPAKTSVFSAKILRPVAQSDDGCWAFVLLPEAASKTLPRRGRTSVAGKLNGQAFQATLEPDGQLGHWLRIDRALRAAAAADFGDTVSIEIAPLKPEPEPALPEDLRQALDACPQAKAVWNATTTLARVDWVHWVESAKQATTRQTRIAKACDMLAQGKKRVCCFDPSGYYSKSLSAPEAMP, encoded by the coding sequence ATGGATGGCGGTTATGGAATATGCTGCGTGCCCCCTGTCCTGCAGTCTGTCGCCGCGATGGTGCCCGCCAAAACATCCGTGTTCTCCGCCAAGATATTGCGCCCCGTAGCGCAGAGCGACGACGGCTGCTGGGCGTTTGTGCTGCTGCCCGAGGCGGCAAGCAAGACTTTGCCGCGGCGGGGCAGAACGTCGGTTGCCGGCAAGCTCAACGGCCAGGCATTTCAGGCGACTCTCGAGCCGGACGGGCAGCTTGGACACTGGCTGCGGATCGACCGCGCGCTGCGTGCAGCCGCCGCCGCCGATTTCGGGGATACGGTGAGCATTGAAATCGCCCCGCTCAAACCCGAGCCCGAACCGGCGCTGCCCGAAGACCTGCGCCAGGCGCTCGATGCCTGCCCGCAGGCCAAAGCGGTCTGGAACGCGACCACAACCCTGGCGCGTGTGGACTGGGTGCATTGGGTGGAATCGGCAAAACAGGCGACGACGCGGCAAACCCGTATCGCCAAGGCCTGCGACATGCTCGCCCAGGGCAAGAAGCGCGTGTGCTGTTTTGACCCCTCGGGTTACTACAGCAAGAGCCTGTCCGCCCCTGAGGCAATGCCCTGA
- a CDS encoding type II toxin-antitoxin system RelE/ParE family toxin, whose product MYEVLKSSTFDSWLRGLRDRDAKARIEVRIRRLSLGNPGQFRALKEGVNELKIDHGPGYRVYYTFKGKTLILLLCGGDKSSQGKDIRLAMDIAASWEN is encoded by the coding sequence GTGTACGAAGTCCTCAAAAGCAGCACGTTCGACAGCTGGCTCCGTGGCCTGCGTGACCGAGACGCGAAAGCCAGGATCGAGGTTCGCATCAGGCGTCTTTCTCTTGGGAATCCCGGCCAGTTTCGGGCGCTCAAAGAAGGCGTCAATGAGCTCAAGATCGATCACGGCCCCGGCTACCGCGTCTATTACACGTTCAAGGGCAAGACGCTGATCCTGTTGCTTTGCGGCGGGGACAAGTCCTCGCAAGGCAAGGACATACGACTCGCCATGGATATCGCCGCTTCCTGGGAGAACTGA
- a CDS encoding addiction module antidote protein, with protein sequence MAKAKETFTRYDTADYLETEEDIAAYLTACAEEDDPALFLAALGDVARARNITQLAAQTGLTRMGLYKALSGTGNPSFATVSKVAHALGLRITVAAA encoded by the coding sequence ATGGCCAAAGCCAAAGAAACCTTCACCCGCTACGACACCGCCGACTATCTCGAGACCGAAGAAGACATTGCGGCCTATCTCACCGCTTGCGCTGAAGAAGATGATCCGGCGCTCTTTCTTGCCGCCCTGGGCGATGTGGCGCGTGCCCGCAATATCACCCAGCTCGCTGCCCAAACTGGCCTGACCCGCATGGGCCTCTACAAGGCTTTGTCTGGCACGGGCAATCCGAGCTTCGCTACCGTCAGCAAGGTGGCGCACGCCCTGGGGCTGAGAATCACGGTAGCTGCTGCCTAG
- the sufT gene encoding putative Fe-S cluster assembly protein SufT, with amino-acid sequence MARSRESVLLRRDVVGELVPYGTPYELQEGTWAEITQALGTSFTLLVEGRLVRLGGADADAIGKDQPEAMTVEHDGDDTTDEEIRRLIDEQLHTCYDPEIPVNIVDLGLIYKCELEPYEQEAGKLRITIDMTLTAPGCGMGEVIANEVNDKLLNLPRIEEVTVNIVFDPPWDRSMMTEEAHLALGL; translated from the coding sequence ATGGCGCGTTCACGCGAATCGGTCTTGCTGCGGCGCGACGTCGTCGGCGAGCTCGTGCCCTACGGCACGCCCTACGAACTGCAGGAAGGCACCTGGGCCGAAATCACCCAGGCGCTGGGCACCTCGTTCACGCTGCTGGTCGAAGGGCGCCTGGTGCGCCTTGGCGGCGCCGATGCCGACGCCATCGGCAAGGACCAGCCCGAAGCCATGACGGTGGAACACGACGGCGACGACACCACCGACGAGGAAATCCGCCGCCTGATCGACGAGCAACTGCACACCTGCTACGACCCCGAGATCCCGGTCAACATCGTGGACCTGGGCCTGATCTACAAGTGCGAGCTCGAACCCTACGAACAAGAAGCCGGCAAGCTGCGCATCACCATCGACATGACGCTCACCGCGCCGGGCTGCGGCATGGGCGAGGTCATCGCCAATGAAGTCAACGACAAGCTGCTGAACCTGCCGCGCATCGAGGAAGTGACGGTAAACATCGTCTTCGACCCGCCCTGGGACCGGTCCATGATGACCGAAGAAGCGCACCTGGCGCTGGGGCTTTGA
- the sufU gene encoding Fe-S cluster assembly sulfur transfer protein SufU, whose protein sequence is MSSAEDDLYQQIVMEHKRAPRNFGHLAHPTHQAQGTNPSCGDKIAVELELEGEHIRNIAFNGQACAICMASSSMMTEAIKGKDVQLARQLQGHFRAVLTGEVEPEEVEIGKLVALSAVRRYPSRIKCALLGWHALMHAIAGQGGTATTETSHSGA, encoded by the coding sequence ATGAGCAGCGCCGAAGACGACCTCTACCAGCAAATCGTGATGGAGCACAAGCGTGCGCCGCGCAACTTCGGGCATCTTGCGCACCCCACGCACCAGGCGCAGGGCACCAACCCCTCGTGCGGCGACAAGATCGCAGTGGAGCTGGAGCTCGAGGGCGAGCACATCAGGAACATCGCCTTCAACGGCCAGGCCTGCGCCATCTGCATGGCATCGAGTTCCATGATGACCGAGGCCATCAAGGGCAAGGACGTACAGCTGGCCAGGCAATTGCAAGGCCATTTCCGCGCGGTGCTGACCGGCGAAGTCGAGCCCGAAGAAGTGGAAATCGGCAAGCTCGTGGCGCTGTCTGCGGTACGCCGCTACCCCAGCCGCATCAAGTGCGCGCTGCTGGGCTGGCACGCGCTGATGCACGCCATCGCCGGCCAGGGCGGCACGGCCACCACCGAAACATCGCATTCAGGAGCATAG
- a CDS encoding aminotransferase class V-fold PLP-dependent enzyme, with product MDLPTVRAQFPVLHQQVHGHPLAYLDNGATTQMPLAVIDAMRAFESHDRANIHRGVHTLSQRATDAFDGARAVLKRFFGAGAEHELIFTSGTTEALNTIASGLWAGGPEHAWLREGDEIIVSGLEHHANIIPWQHAARRTGAQLRILRADDEGRVHESGLRQLLSPRTRVFAITACANASGERPPYEAMLRLAAEAGALTVLDAAQVASHAVPDVSAIACDYLVFSGHKMYGPMGSGAIVGRRAALERLYPLRLGGDMVDWVSYEDAGWAPLPARLEGGTPNVGGAVGLAAAARFIEAQGRSAIDAHVHALRTHALAGLQTIEGVRVLAPHAVQSALVSFVARDAHPHDIGTLLDERGIAVRTGHHCAQPLLDQLVQGPTTRASFAIYNTHEEVDRLITAVSYAVKALR from the coding sequence CTGGATCTGCCCACGGTGCGCGCCCAGTTTCCGGTGCTGCACCAGCAGGTGCACGGCCACCCGCTGGCCTACTTGGACAATGGCGCCACCACCCAGATGCCGCTCGCGGTCATCGACGCCATGCGCGCCTTTGAATCGCACGACCGCGCCAACATTCACCGCGGCGTGCACACGCTGAGCCAGCGCGCCACCGACGCCTTCGACGGAGCGCGCGCGGTGCTCAAGCGCTTCTTCGGCGCGGGCGCCGAGCATGAGCTGATCTTCACCTCCGGCACCACCGAGGCGCTGAACACCATCGCAAGCGGCCTGTGGGCCGGCGGCCCCGAACACGCCTGGCTGCGCGAGGGCGACGAGATCATCGTCAGCGGCCTGGAGCACCACGCCAACATCATCCCCTGGCAACACGCCGCCCGGCGCACCGGCGCGCAGCTGCGCATCCTGCGCGCGGACGACGAGGGCCGGGTGCACGAGTCCGGTTTGCGCCAGCTGCTCTCGCCGCGCACCCGGGTGTTTGCCATCACCGCCTGCGCCAACGCCAGCGGCGAGCGCCCGCCCTATGAGGCCATGCTGCGCCTGGCCGCTGAAGCCGGCGCGCTCACGGTGCTGGACGCGGCCCAGGTCGCGAGCCACGCCGTGCCCGATGTGAGCGCCATAGCCTGCGACTACCTGGTCTTTTCCGGCCACAAGATGTACGGGCCCATGGGCAGCGGCGCCATCGTCGGTCGGCGCGCAGCGCTCGAACGCCTGTACCCGCTGCGCCTGGGCGGCGACATGGTCGACTGGGTCAGCTACGAAGATGCCGGCTGGGCGCCACTGCCCGCGCGCCTGGAAGGCGGCACGCCCAACGTCGGCGGAGCGGTAGGCCTGGCGGCGGCGGCCAGGTTCATCGAAGCCCAGGGCCGCAGCGCCATCGACGCCCATGTGCACGCGCTGCGCACGCACGCGCTGGCCGGGCTGCAGACCATCGAGGGCGTGCGCGTACTCGCCCCGCACGCGGTGCAGTCCGCACTGGTGTCCTTCGTCGCACGCGACGCCCATCCGCACGACATCGGCACGCTGCTCGACGAGCGCGGCATTGCGGTGCGCACCGGCCACCACTGTGCCCAGCCGCTGCTCGACCAATTGGTGCAGGGGCCGACCACGCGCGCCTCGTTTGCGATCTACAACACGCACGAAGAAGTGGACCGGCTGATCACGGCCGTGTCCTACGCAGTGAAAGCCTTGCGATGA
- a CDS encoding SufD family Fe-S cluster assembly protein translates to MEQVRVLRESAREKAQALVWPGRRSEHFRALPPPPLERWLAPAGAAAAPAARHGWQLQEQGMDGVDARFLDALQPAERAALFEGLPKPDDDRAAPFAWAHRALCTGGLRLSVAAGAAPTVLHLQHGATSAAEAPMLVVDVQEGAQLVLLETHTQADVAEGISQNLVAHIRLARGSHMQHLRVVTPAAADRIAHHVHVALAADAHYAQALACVGSSYHLQRNTVALQGKGAESRHAGLVLTAGKALDYQMYGDLQVAHTRHQVETLTLASGNAKTVANAYARIAPGADEADVFQRLNGVALQGRPHMQLRPHLEILHDAVKAVHGATWGMLPEDALFYARQRGLDEPTARSLIIEGMARAALSRCLGDTMQQHDSPLLQWLDGPWLHDAVERQWGVLEEPARG, encoded by the coding sequence ATGGAGCAGGTCCGCGTGCTGCGGGAAAGCGCCCGCGAAAAGGCCCAGGCCCTGGTGTGGCCCGGGCGGCGCAGCGAACACTTTCGTGCCCTGCCACCGCCACCGCTGGAGCGCTGGCTCGCGCCCGCGGGCGCTGCCGCTGCCCCCGCAGCTCGCCACGGCTGGCAGCTGCAGGAGCAGGGCATGGACGGCGTCGATGCGCGTTTCCTCGACGCGCTGCAGCCGGCCGAGCGCGCCGCGCTGTTTGAAGGCCTGCCCAAGCCCGACGACGACCGCGCCGCCCCGTTTGCCTGGGCGCACCGCGCGCTGTGCACCGGCGGCCTGCGCCTGAGCGTGGCCGCGGGCGCCGCGCCCACGGTACTGCACCTGCAGCACGGCGCCACCAGCGCGGCCGAGGCGCCCATGCTGGTCGTCGACGTGCAAGAGGGCGCGCAACTGGTGCTGCTCGAAACCCACACCCAGGCCGATGTGGCCGAGGGCATTTCGCAAAACCTCGTGGCCCATATCCGTCTGGCCCGGGGCAGCCACATGCAGCACCTGCGCGTGGTCACGCCCGCGGCCGCAGACCGCATCGCCCACCACGTGCATGTGGCGCTGGCGGCCGACGCGCACTACGCGCAGGCCCTGGCCTGCGTGGGCAGCAGCTACCACCTGCAACGCAACACCGTGGCGCTGCAAGGCAAGGGGGCGGAGTCGCGCCACGCCGGCCTGGTGTTGACGGCCGGCAAGGCGCTGGACTACCAGATGTACGGCGACCTGCAGGTCGCGCACACGCGCCACCAGGTGGAGACGCTGACCCTGGCCAGCGGCAACGCCAAGACCGTGGCCAACGCCTATGCGCGCATCGCGCCCGGCGCCGACGAGGCCGACGTGTTCCAGCGGCTCAATGGCGTTGCCCTGCAGGGCCGCCCGCACATGCAGCTGCGCCCGCACCTGGAGATCCTGCACGACGCGGTCAAGGCGGTGCACGGCGCTACCTGGGGCATGCTGCCCGAGGACGCGCTGTTCTACGCGCGCCAGCGCGGTCTGGACGAACCGACCGCGCGCTCGCTCATCATCGAAGGCATGGCACGCGCCGCGCTCAGCCGCTGCCTGGGCGACACCATGCAGCAGCACGATTCCCCGCTGCTGCAGTGGCTGGATGGCCCTTGGCTGCACGACGCGGTCGAGCGCCAATGGGGCGTGCTGGAGGAGCCCGCCCGTGGGTAA
- the sufC gene encoding Fe-S cluster assembly ATPase SufC: MSSNSALLQLRALRVDIGERTVLQSVTLDVQPGELLVLMGANGSGKSTLGLALAGHPQYQTVSGQALLDGQDLLAMQAHERARAGLFVSFQAPPDVPGVKNNLFIRTAINAVRQARGEEPQDAFDFLSGAKAAAKDLGLPATMLSRPVNEGFSGGERKRNELLQLSLMQPKLAVLDEIDSGMDVDGVRAVVKLVERMRAEGTAFIIISHYLQMIESLHPDAVLRLGEGTIAERGDMELARSIARSGFKQHAAGLAATAEA; the protein is encoded by the coding sequence ATGAGTTCCAATTCCGCCCTCCTGCAACTGCGCGCGCTGCGCGTGGACATCGGCGAGCGCACCGTGCTGCAGTCCGTCACGCTCGATGTGCAGCCTGGCGAGCTGCTGGTGCTGATGGGCGCCAACGGCAGCGGCAAGAGCACGCTGGGTCTGGCGCTGGCCGGACATCCGCAATACCAGACGGTGTCGGGCCAGGCGCTGCTGGACGGGCAAGACCTGCTGGCCATGCAGGCGCATGAGCGCGCGCGCGCCGGCCTGTTCGTCTCCTTCCAGGCGCCCCCGGACGTGCCCGGCGTGAAGAACAACCTCTTTATCCGCACGGCCATCAACGCGGTGCGCCAGGCGCGCGGCGAAGAGCCGCAGGATGCCTTCGACTTCCTCTCGGGTGCCAAGGCCGCGGCCAAGGATCTGGGCCTGCCCGCCACCATGCTCAGCCGCCCGGTGAACGAAGGCTTTTCGGGCGGCGAGAGAAAGCGCAACGAGCTGCTGCAGCTGTCGCTCATGCAGCCCAAGCTGGCCGTGCTCGACGAGATCGACTCGGGCATGGACGTCGACGGCGTGCGCGCAGTGGTCAAGCTGGTCGAGCGCATGCGCGCCGAAGGTACGGCCTTCATCATCATCTCGCACTACCTGCAGATGATCGAATCGCTGCATCCCGACGCGGTGCTGCGCCTGGGCGAGGGCACGATCGCCGAGCGCGGTGACATGGAGCTCGCGCGCAGCATTGCGCGCAGCGGCTTCAAGCAGCACGCCGCCGGCCTTGCCGCGACCGCGGAGGCCTGA
- the sufB gene encoding Fe-S cluster assembly protein SufB gives MLESADNAGTPVATEDKPQDAALTQALQRSYQYGFVTDIESDSLPPGLNEDTIRAISRKKKEPAFLLNWRLAAYERWLKMEAPTWPYLKMSEIDYQAISYYNAPKSAKDKPKSLDEVDPKLLETYEKLGVPLHERAALAGVAVDAVFDSVSVGTTFRKQLADVGVIFCSFSYAVEHHPELIEKYLGTVVPPGDNYFAALNSAVFSDGSFVYIPKGVHCPMELSSYFRINAANSGQFERTLIIAEEGSDVSYLEGCTAPQRDENQLHAAVVELIAHDDAFIKYSTVQNWYPGDENGVGGIYNLVTKRGMAAGKRSRIAWTQIETGSAVTWKYPSVILRGDESSGEFYSIAVSNHFQQADTGTKMVHLGKNTKSRIVSKGISAGNAQNSYRGLVRINPGAEGARNHTQCDSLLIGTDCGAHTFPYIDTARPDAVVEHEATTTRISEERLFYCQQRGIDPEEATALIVGGFCQAVLEELPMEFALEAKALLAVSLEGSVG, from the coding sequence ATGCTTGAATCAGCCGACAACGCAGGCACCCCCGTGGCCACCGAAGACAAACCGCAGGACGCGGCGCTCACCCAGGCCTTGCAGCGCAGCTACCAGTACGGCTTTGTCACCGACATCGAGTCCGACTCCCTGCCGCCCGGCCTGAACGAAGACACCATCCGTGCGATTTCGCGCAAGAAGAAGGAACCCGCCTTCCTGCTGAACTGGCGCCTTGCCGCCTACGAGCGCTGGCTCAAGATGGAAGCGCCGACCTGGCCCTACCTGAAGATGTCGGAAATCGACTACCAGGCCATCAGCTACTACAACGCGCCCAAGTCCGCCAAGGACAAGCCCAAGAGCCTGGACGAGGTCGACCCCAAGCTGCTGGAAACCTATGAAAAGCTCGGCGTGCCGCTGCACGAGCGCGCGGCGCTCGCGGGCGTGGCGGTCGATGCGGTGTTCGACTCGGTCTCGGTCGGCACCACGTTTCGCAAGCAGCTTGCCGACGTCGGCGTGATCTTCTGCTCGTTTTCCTATGCGGTCGAGCACCACCCCGAGCTGATCGAGAAGTACCTCGGCACCGTGGTGCCGCCGGGCGACAATTATTTTGCCGCGCTCAACTCGGCGGTGTTTTCCGACGGGTCGTTTGTCTACATCCCCAAGGGCGTGCACTGCCCTATGGAGTTGTCGTCCTACTTTCGCATCAACGCGGCCAACTCGGGCCAGTTCGAACGCACTCTGATCATCGCGGAAGAGGGCAGCGACGTGAGCTACCTCGAAGGCTGCACCGCGCCGCAGCGCGACGAGAACCAGCTGCACGCCGCCGTGGTCGAGCTGATCGCCCACGACGACGCCTTCATCAAGTATTCGACGGTGCAGAACTGGTACCCCGGCGACGAGAACGGCGTGGGCGGCATCTACAACCTCGTGACCAAGCGCGGCATGGCGGCGGGCAAGCGCTCGCGCATCGCCTGGACGCAGATAGAAACCGGCTCGGCCGTGACCTGGAAGTACCCCAGCGTGATCCTGCGCGGCGATGAATCGAGCGGCGAGTTCTATTCGATCGCCGTCTCCAACCACTTCCAGCAGGCCGACACCGGCACCAAGATGGTGCACCTGGGCAAGAACACCAAGAGCCGCATCGTCTCCAAGGGCATCAGCGCGGGCAATGCGCAAAACAGCTACCGCGGCCTGGTGCGCATCAACCCCGGCGCAGAAGGCGCGCGCAACCACACCCAGTGCGACTCGCTCCTGATCGGCACCGACTGCGGCGCGCACACCTTCCCCTACATCGACACCGCCCGCCCCGACGCGGTAGTGGAGCACGAAGCCACCACCACGCGCATCTCCGAAGAGCGCCTGTTCTACTGCCAGCAGCGCGGCATAGACCCCGAAGAGGCCACGGCGCTGATCGTCGGCGGCTTCTGCCAGGCGGTGCTCGAAGAGCTGCCGATGGAATTCGCGCTGGAAGCCAAGGCGCTGCTCGCCGTGTCGCTCGAAGGCTCGGTCGGCTGA
- a CDS encoding NADP-dependent isocitrate dehydrogenase: MSTQETSIIYTLTDEAPRLATASFLPIVQAFARSADIRMQSSDISLAARILAQFNDSLPEGQRVPDTLTELGKKTLQPDANIIKLPNISATVAQLKAAIKELQGKGYKIPDFPEKPATDEEKAIRARYDKCTGSAVNPVLRQGNSDRRAPKAVKEYARKHPHKMGAWSAASRTHVSHMKRGDFYNDELSMTVDGAREVRMELITKSGKTVVLKPKVQLNDRDVIDSMFFSKKALLAFYEEQIEDARKTGVLFSLHVKATMLKVSHPIVFGHCVRVFYKDAFAKHAKVLEELGVNVNNGMVDLYNKIAKLPKSVQDEIRADLHACHANGPELAMVDSDKGITNFHSPNDVIVDASMPAMIRNGGKMYGADGRLKEVKAVMPESTFARIYQEMINFCKWHGAFDPTTMGTVPNVGLMAQGAEEYGSNDKTFEIAEDGTVNITDNASGEVLLSQQVEQGDIWRMCRTTDAAIRDWVKLAVTRARNSNTPVVFWLDPYRPHENQLITKVRMYLHEHDLTGLQVEIMSQVRAMRYTLERVIRGLDTISATGNILRDYLTDLFPIMELGTSAKMLSIVPMLAGGGMYETGAGGSAPKHVEQLVEENHLRWDSLGEFLALAVSLEELGIKHGNQTAVVLAKALDAATGKLLENNKSPSRRTGELDNRGSHFYLALYWAQELAAQKDDAALAAKFAPLARQLADNEAKIVAELNAVQGKPVDIGGYYLPDAAKLDTVMRPSATLNEALAALK, translated from the coding sequence ATGAGCACACAAGAGACATCCATCATCTATACGCTGACGGACGAAGCGCCGCGCCTGGCGACCGCTTCCTTCCTGCCCATCGTGCAGGCTTTTGCCCGCTCGGCCGACATCCGCATGCAAAGCAGCGACATCTCGCTGGCCGCGCGCATCCTCGCCCAATTCAATGACAGCCTGCCCGAAGGGCAGCGCGTGCCCGACACGCTCACGGAGCTGGGCAAGAAGACGCTGCAGCCCGACGCCAACATCATCAAGCTGCCCAACATCAGCGCCACCGTCGCGCAGCTCAAGGCCGCGATCAAGGAGTTGCAAGGCAAGGGCTACAAGATTCCCGATTTCCCCGAAAAGCCCGCCACCGACGAAGAAAAGGCGATCCGCGCGCGCTACGACAAGTGCACCGGCAGCGCCGTCAACCCGGTGCTGCGCCAGGGCAATTCCGACCGCCGCGCGCCCAAAGCGGTCAAGGAGTACGCGCGCAAGCACCCGCACAAGATGGGTGCATGGTCGGCCGCCTCGCGCACCCACGTCTCGCACATGAAGCGCGGCGACTTCTACAACGACGAGCTGTCCATGACCGTCGACGGCGCGCGCGAAGTGCGCATGGAGCTGATCACCAAGTCGGGCAAGACCGTGGTGCTCAAGCCCAAGGTGCAGCTCAACGACCGCGACGTGATCGACTCGATGTTCTTCAGCAAGAAGGCGCTGCTCGCCTTTTATGAAGAGCAGATCGAAGACGCGCGCAAGACCGGCGTGCTGTTCTCGCTGCACGTCAAGGCGACGATGCTCAAGGTCTCGCACCCCATCGTCTTTGGCCACTGCGTGCGCGTGTTCTACAAGGACGCCTTCGCCAAGCACGCCAAGGTGCTCGAAGAACTGGGCGTGAACGTGAACAACGGCATGGTCGATCTCTACAACAAGATCGCCAAGCTGCCCAAGAGCGTGCAAGACGAAATCCGCGCCGACCTGCATGCCTGCCATGCCAACGGCCCCGAGCTCGCCATGGTCGATTCGGACAAGGGCATCACCAACTTCCATTCGCCCAACGACGTGATCGTCGACGCCTCCATGCCCGCGATGATCAGGAACGGCGGCAAGATGTACGGCGCCGACGGCCGCCTGAAGGAAGTCAAGGCCGTGATGCCCGAATCGACCTTTGCGCGCATCTACCAGGAGATGATCAACTTCTGCAAGTGGCATGGCGCGTTCGACCCGACCACCATGGGCACCGTGCCCAACGTCGGCCTGATGGCCCAGGGCGCAGAAGAATACGGCTCCAACGACAAGACCTTCGAGATTGCCGAAGACGGCACGGTCAACATCACCGACAACGCCAGCGGCGAGGTGCTGCTGTCGCAGCAGGTAGAGCAGGGCGACATCTGGCGCATGTGCCGCACCACCGACGCGGCGATTCGCGACTGGGTCAAGCTCGCCGTCACGCGCGCGCGCAATTCCAATACGCCCGTGGTGTTCTGGCTCGACCCTTATCGCCCGCACGAAAACCAGCTCATCACCAAGGTCAGGATGTACCTGCACGAGCACGACCTCACCGGCCTGCAGGTGGAGATCATGAGCCAGGTGCGCGCCATGCGCTACACGCTCGAGCGCGTGATCCGCGGCCTGGACACCATCAGCGCCACCGGCAACATCCTGCGCGACTACCTCACCGACTTGTTCCCCATCATGGAGCTGGGCACCAGCGCCAAGATGCTCTCCATCGTGCCCATGCTCGCGGGCGGCGGCATGTACGAAACCGGCGCGGGCGGCTCGGCGCCCAAGCACGTGGAGCAGCTCGTGGAAGAAAACCACCTGCGCTGGGATTCGCTGGGCGAGTTCCTCGCGCTGGCCGTGAGCCTGGAGGAGCTGGGCATCAAGCACGGCAATCAGACCGCCGTGGTGCTGGCCAAGGCGCTGGACGCCGCCACCGGCAAGCTGCTGGAGAACAACAAGAGCCCGAGCCGGCGCACCGGCGAGCTGGACAACCGCGGCAGCCATTTCTACCTGGCGCTGTACTGGGCGCAGGAACTGGCCGCGCAAAAGGACGACGCGGCGCTCGCGGCCAAGTTCGCACCCCTGGCCAGGCAGCTCGCCGACAACGAAGCCAAGATCGTCGCCGAGCTCAACGCGGTGCAGGGCAAGCCCGTGGATATCGGCGGCTACTACCTCCCCGACGCGGCCAAGCTGGACACGGTGATGCGCCCGAGCGCCACGCTCAACGAGGCGCTCGCCGCGCTCAAGTAA
- a CDS encoding superoxide dismutase, which produces MHHVLPSLPYALDALAPHISKETLEFHYGKHHNGYVTNLNKLQEGTEFENMTLEEIVKKSSGGIFNNAAQVWNHTFFWHCMKPSGGGEPHGALAKAIEAKWGSYAAFREAFLKSAGGNFGSGWTWLVKKSDGSVDIVNTSNAGTPLTTADKPLLTVDVWEHAYYIDYRNARPKFVETVLDHLINWDFAESNFA; this is translated from the coding sequence ATGCACCACGTACTACCCAGCCTGCCCTACGCCCTGGACGCCCTGGCTCCGCACATCAGCAAGGAGACGCTGGAGTTTCACTACGGCAAGCACCACAACGGCTATGTGACCAATCTGAACAAGCTGCAAGAGGGCACCGAGTTCGAGAACATGACGCTCGAGGAGATCGTCAAGAAGTCCAGCGGCGGCATCTTCAACAACGCCGCCCAGGTCTGGAACCACACCTTCTTCTGGCATTGCATGAAGCCCAGCGGCGGCGGCGAGCCGCACGGCGCCCTGGCCAAGGCGATCGAAGCCAAGTGGGGCAGCTACGCGGCCTTCCGCGAAGCCTTCCTCAAGAGTGCCGGCGGCAACTTCGGATCGGGCTGGACCTGGCTCGTGAAAAAGAGCGATGGCAGCGTGGACATCGTCAACACCAGCAATGCCGGCACGCCGCTGACCACGGCCGACAAGCCGCTGCTCACCGTGGACGTGTGGGAGCATGCCTACTACATCGACTACCGCAACGCCCGCCCGAAGTTCGTCGAGACGGTGCTCGACCACCTGATCAACTGGGATTTCGCCGAAAGCAATTTCGCCTGA